The following proteins are co-located in the Vigna unguiculata cultivar IT97K-499-35 chromosome 9, ASM411807v1, whole genome shotgun sequence genome:
- the LOC114163882 gene encoding uncharacterized protein LOC114163882, with product MPCFTPHPSLLLLLTLLLPLSFFSLSAAVKTSDFHSLRYPDGVEVGGGGGEFRKVLPWKPRRSMAEDAPSNTSLILAQRRTTRKDPLDNLNRYTGGWNISNRHYIASVVFTAAPFFVVAAVWFVIFGLSLSIICLCYCCCPREPYGYSRLAYALSLILLILFTVAAIVGCVLLYTAQGKFHGSTINTLEYVVSQADFTAENLRNVSDYLDAAKKIGVDAVFLPADVQKEIDDIKTKINSSAVQLSSKTKDNSETIRDVIDAMRLALVILAAVMLFIAFVGFLLSIFGLQGLVYFLILIGWILVAGTFILCGIFLFLHNAVADTCVAMDEWVQNPTAQTALDEILPCVDNATAQETLTRTREVTHQLVKLVDNVVSNVTNRNFPPAAAPLYYNQSGPLMPPLCNPFNADLTNRSCAPGEVPLDNAAEVWKNYTCEVSSSGICETPGRMTPTIYGQMEAAVNISYGLYHYAPFLVDLQDCTFVRKTFTDISNDHCPGLQTNSELIYIGLVLVSAAVMLSLIFWVIYARERRHRVYTKQFIDG from the exons ATGCCATGCTTCACACCACACCCTTCACTTCTCCTCCTTCTCACCCTTCTCCTACCTTTATCATTCTTCTCTCTCTCCGCCGCCGTTAAAACCTCTGATTTCCATTCCCTGCGTTATCcag ATGGAGTTGAGGTCGGTGGTGGCGGGGGAGAGTTCCGGAAGGTGCTACCGTGGAAACCGAGGAGATCGATGGCTGAAGATGCTCCGAGCAACACGTCTCTGATATTGGCTCAGAGAAGAACTACGAGGAAGGACCCTTTGGACAACCTTAACCGTTACACCGGTGGTTGGAATATCAGCAATCGCCACTACATTGCT TCAGTTGTTTTCACTGCGGCTCCCTTCTTTGTTGTTGCTGCGGTCTGGTTTGTGATTTTTGGGCTCAGTTTATCCATAATCTGTTTGTGTTACTGCTGTTGTCCAAGAGAGCCTTATGGTTATTCACGTTTGGCCTATGCTTTATCCTTGATCTTGCTCATCCTCTTCACCGTTGCAGCAAT AGTTGGATGTGTCCTTCTGTACACTGCTCAGGGGAAGTTTCACGGGAGCACCATAAACACTCTGGAATATGTGGTGAGTCAGGCAGACTTCACCGCAGAAAACCTCAGGAACGTGTCAGATTATCTTGATGCAGCTAAGAAGATTGGAGTTGATGCCGTTTTTTTGCCTGCTGATGTTCAGAAGGAGATTGACGATATTAAGACTAAGATTAATTCTTCTGCTGTACAACTTTCCAGCAAGACTAAAGATAATTCAGAGACAATTAGAGATGTCATAGATGCAAT GAGACTGGCTCTGGTTATTCTTGCTGCTGTTATGCTCTTTATTGCATTTGTTGGATTCT TATTATCAATATTTGGGCTGCAAGGTCTTGTGTACTT CTTGATCCTCATTGGTTGGATTCTTGTTGCTGGCACATTTATACTTTGTGGTATATTTCTCTTTCTTCACAA TGCGGTTGCAGATACATGTGTTGCCATGGATGAGTGGGTGCAGAACCCCACTGCACAGACAGCCCTGGATGAAATTCTTCCATGCGTAGATAATGCGACTGCCCAGGAAACCTTGACACGGACCAGGGAAGTGACTCATCAGCTTGTTAAATTAGTTGACAACGTTGTTTCCAATGTCACAAACAGGAATTTCCCACCTGCTGCTGCACCCTTGTACTACAACCAATCAGGCCCCTTGATGCCTCCTCTTTGTAATCCTTTTAATGCTGACCTCACTAATCGCTCGTGTGCACCCGGTGAGGTTCCGTTGGACAATGCCGCAGAG GTGTGGAAGAACTACACATGTGAGGTATCTTCGTCAGGCATTTGCGAGACGCCTGGTCGGATGACGCCGACGATTTACGGGCAAATGGAAGCTGCAGTGAACATAAGCTACGGTTTGTATCACTATGCTCCATTTTTGGTGGATCTGCAAGACTGCACTTTCGTGCGGAAAACATTCACAGACATCAGCAACGATCACTGTCCTGGCCTGCAGACAAACAGTGAATTGATTTATATTGGATTGGTTTTGGTATCTGCCGCTGTGATGCTGTCTTTGATCTTCTGGGTCATCTATGCCAGGGAGCGGCGGCACCGTGTTTATACAAAACAGTTCATTGACGGCTAA